The following are encoded in a window of Cryptococcus neoformans var. neoformans B-3501A chromosome 13, whole genome shotgun sequence genomic DNA:
- a CDS encoding hypothetical protein (Match to ESTs gb|CF193485.1|CF193485, gb|CF192953.1|CF192953, gb|CF192453.1|CF192453), whose translation MSSVAVAVVYKPNEYADEYMVFVDDVADYERWKDGAKDIALSRFIGQFSIYKSATSGHTGSLGEISKQEIENVFFGDEKNVKDKSVEAAIMIILQNGKMHKSDFRHSYKLNLNPSRGAGDTRATGASGAAMGFPR comes from the exons ATGTCTAgcgttgctgttgctgttgtttACAAGCCCAA CGAGTATGCCGATGAATACATGGTCTTCGTTGACGATGTTGCCGAC TACGAGCGATGGAAGGATGGTGCCAAGGACATCGCTCTTTCCCGATTTATTGGTCAATTCTCGATT TACAAGTCTGCTACTTCTGGACACACTGGCTCCCTTGGGGAGATCTCTAAACAAGAAATCGAGAACGTTTTCTTCGGTGACGAGAAGAACGTGAAGGACAAGTCTGTTGA GGCTGCCATCATGATTATACTTCAAAATGGCAAGATGCACAAGAGTGACTTCAGACATAGCTACAAGCTCAACTTGAACCCTTCCCGAGGAGCCGGCGATACCCGTGCCACTGGTGCCTCAGGTGCTGCTATGGGCTTCCCTCGATAA